A window from Methylococcus mesophilus encodes these proteins:
- a CDS encoding class I SAM-dependent methyltransferase codes for MERRPEPELMDDEAQALAYAQADFSEAHNRFVALFTECFPGEPGSGVCLDLGCGAADVLVRFARAHPECRIDGVDGAPAMLALAQVAVDAAHLQDRVRLIQGYLPGAELPCRDYDAVISNSLLHHLAAPSVLWETAKRHGRPGAALFVMDLLRPDTPARLDELVQRYAADAPPVLQRDFRNSLLAAYRPDEVRAQLDDAGLGSCRVSVVSDRHWIAFGRL; via the coding sequence ATGGAACGAAGACCCGAGCCTGAACTGATGGACGACGAAGCACAGGCATTGGCCTATGCGCAAGCGGATTTTTCCGAAGCGCACAACCGTTTCGTCGCCCTGTTCACCGAATGTTTTCCCGGCGAGCCGGGCTCCGGCGTCTGCCTGGATCTCGGCTGCGGGGCGGCCGACGTGCTGGTGCGGTTCGCTAGAGCTCACCCGGAATGCCGCATCGACGGCGTGGACGGCGCCCCTGCGATGCTGGCGCTGGCACAGGTGGCCGTGGATGCCGCACACCTGCAGGACCGTGTCCGGCTGATTCAGGGTTACCTCCCCGGTGCCGAGCTGCCCTGCCGGGACTACGACGCCGTCATCTCCAATTCACTGCTGCACCATCTGGCGGCGCCGTCGGTTCTGTGGGAGACCGCGAAACGCCATGGGAGGCCAGGCGCGGCTCTGTTCGTGATGGACCTGTTGAGGCCCGATACGCCGGCGCGCCTCGACGAACTCGTACAGCGCTACGCGGCCGATGCCCCGCCCGTATTGCAGCGGGATTTCCGCAATTCTCTGCTCGCCGCCTACCGCCCGGACGAAGTGCGGGCGCAACTGGACGACGCGGGGCTTGGTTCCTGCCGGGTTTCGGTCGTCAGCGACCGGCACTGGATCGCATTTGGACGGCTCTAG
- a CDS encoding MIP/aquaporin family protein, whose protein sequence is MNKYIVELIGTFFLVLTVGCTVIAGAGGVIPPLAIGSALMVMIFAGGHISGGHYNPAVTLGVWMRGRCSGKDVIPYWISQIIGAVLAAAAVKFLKAGAEVTAMAPAVGPALVAEFLFTFALVYVVLNAATAKGTAGNSFYGLAIGMTVMTGAFAVGNISGGAFNPAVAVGISTMGLSAWSNLWIYLLADLAGGGAAALVFKLVSPDDR, encoded by the coding sequence ATGAACAAATACATCGTCGAACTGATTGGGACATTCTTCCTGGTACTTACCGTCGGGTGCACCGTGATCGCCGGCGCGGGCGGCGTCATTCCGCCTCTTGCGATCGGTTCCGCGCTGATGGTCATGATTTTCGCCGGCGGCCACATCTCAGGCGGCCACTACAATCCTGCCGTCACGCTGGGGGTTTGGATGCGCGGGCGTTGCAGCGGCAAGGACGTCATCCCTTATTGGATAAGCCAGATCATCGGCGCGGTGCTCGCGGCCGCTGCCGTCAAATTCCTCAAGGCAGGGGCAGAGGTCACCGCCATGGCCCCGGCCGTTGGGCCGGCATTGGTGGCCGAGTTCCTGTTCACCTTCGCACTGGTCTACGTGGTGCTGAACGCCGCCACGGCGAAGGGGACGGCGGGCAATTCGTTTTACGGGCTGGCGATCGGTATGACGGTGATGACGGGGGCGTTTGCCGTGGGAAACATCTCCGGCGGAGCCTTCAATCCCGCGGTGGCCGTCGGGATTTCCACCATGGGGCTCTCTGCCTGGTCCAACCTCTGGATCTACCTGTTGGCCGATCTGGCGGGCGGCGGCGCGGCCGCTCTGGTGTTCAAGCTGGTGAGCCCGGACGACAGATAG
- a CDS encoding cytochrome-c peroxidase, whose translation MFKLFRHHPMRSGTSSLLAIGSATLLTLLLAAAIYPPAASAHGALVFPFSLKNVQPPPIPGLGKVVKNEKALLVLGKALFWDMNVGSDGMACASCHFHAGADVRTKNALNPGGKRHLTDAGGDPLYPALAAGFKPTASGGAGGPNYELTADDFPFVRFADPNDNDSGFTAETDNVMSSSGTYAGEFKGVSKTGNSLDDCDRAGHDGVYHVGGTRTRQVEPRNTPTVINAALFHRQFWDGRANSVFNGVNGDGLRDTGAGVWVVVNGKPKKKPFRLENSSLASQAVGPPTNNQEMSCNGRTFPDVGRKLLQRRALERQAVHAEDGVLAGSRSAQGQGLAQTYAELIKKAFRSQYWSGKAPRKNRAIFGTPAGSSEPYTQMEANFALYFGVAVQAYMRTLISDQAPVDSGKVQVCFDGQELHPVAGCPNSDYLIDAPQAMTAAQLRGLQHFINAHCILCHTGPLASTAASPEIVRLANGKAVKVDPNGYSLVDRTNDPLGNTRLMDAGFVNTGVTHYSFDPGLGNNSASNSSQPLSFAKQYLAELVGNGGGVFDELKVRPCLFTAPFVKTSKSDPYGFPDDQLQPDPLGSEGCVLSKLAMIPTQAAAAAEAAKAEAGSSSLLRAGVQGTFKIPTLRNVELTAPYFHNGSVLTLNQVIDFYIRVGNYASRDKVVEMPTLSDIIGNEQGPKDDIAAFLKSLTDERVRDEAAPFDHPALQVPNGHAGDHQSVSDADGDGLADDEFLEIPAVGRKGRTAQGLGPIQALQGSIEGSNGMP comes from the coding sequence ATGTTCAAACTTTTCCGCCATCATCCCATGCGCTCCGGTACTTCGAGTCTTCTGGCCATCGGGTCGGCAACCCTGCTCACCCTCCTCCTGGCTGCCGCCATCTACCCCCCGGCCGCGTCCGCGCACGGGGCGCTGGTTTTCCCCTTTTCCCTGAAGAACGTCCAGCCGCCGCCCATTCCGGGCCTCGGCAAGGTCGTGAAGAACGAAAAGGCGCTGCTGGTGCTCGGCAAGGCGCTGTTCTGGGACATGAACGTCGGCAGCGACGGCATGGCCTGTGCGAGCTGCCATTTCCACGCAGGCGCGGACGTACGGACGAAAAACGCGCTGAATCCGGGCGGCAAGCGGCATTTGACCGATGCCGGCGGCGATCCCCTGTATCCGGCGCTGGCCGCGGGGTTCAAGCCTACGGCTTCCGGCGGCGCCGGCGGGCCGAATTACGAACTTACCGCCGACGATTTCCCCTTCGTCCGCTTCGCCGATCCCAACGACAACGATTCCGGCTTCACGGCGGAAACCGACAATGTCATGTCGTCTTCCGGCACCTATGCCGGTGAGTTCAAGGGGGTAAGCAAGACCGGCAATTCCCTCGACGACTGCGACCGCGCCGGGCATGACGGCGTCTATCACGTCGGCGGCACCCGCACCCGGCAGGTCGAGCCTCGCAACACGCCGACGGTCATCAATGCGGCATTGTTTCACCGCCAGTTCTGGGACGGCCGGGCCAACAGCGTGTTCAATGGCGTCAACGGCGACGGGCTCCGCGATACCGGTGCCGGTGTCTGGGTCGTGGTGAACGGCAAGCCGAAGAAAAAGCCGTTCCGGCTGGAGAACTCCTCGCTCGCCTCCCAGGCCGTGGGGCCGCCGACCAACAACCAGGAGATGTCCTGCAACGGCCGCACTTTCCCGGACGTCGGCCGCAAACTGCTGCAGCGCCGGGCACTGGAGCGGCAGGCAGTCCACGCCGAAGACGGCGTGCTCGCCGGCTCCCGCTCCGCGCAAGGCCAGGGCCTGGCGCAGACCTACGCAGAGCTGATCAAGAAGGCTTTCCGCAGCCAGTACTGGTCGGGCAAGGCGCCCCGCAAGAACCGGGCGATCTTCGGTACGCCGGCCGGGTCCTCCGAGCCGTACACCCAGATGGAAGCCAATTTCGCTCTGTATTTCGGCGTGGCGGTACAGGCCTACATGCGTACGCTGATTTCCGACCAGGCCCCCGTGGACTCCGGCAAGGTTCAGGTCTGTTTCGACGGGCAGGAACTGCATCCGGTGGCGGGCTGTCCCAATTCCGACTATCTGATCGATGCCCCGCAGGCCATGACCGCCGCCCAGCTCCGGGGTCTGCAGCATTTCATCAACGCCCACTGCATCCTCTGCCATACCGGACCGCTGGCATCGACGGCAGCCAGTCCGGAGATCGTGAGGCTGGCGAACGGCAAGGCGGTCAAGGTCGACCCGAACGGCTACTCCCTGGTGGACCGCACCAACGATCCCCTGGGGAATACGCGGCTGATGGACGCGGGTTTCGTCAACACCGGCGTCACCCATTATTCGTTCGACCCCGGACTCGGAAACAACAGTGCGAGCAATTCCTCGCAGCCGCTATCGTTTGCCAAGCAGTATCTGGCGGAGCTGGTGGGGAACGGCGGCGGCGTTTTCGACGAGCTGAAAGTCCGGCCGTGCCTGTTCACTGCGCCGTTCGTGAAGACCTCGAAGTCCGACCCCTACGGCTTCCCGGATGACCAGCTGCAGCCCGATCCGCTGGGCAGCGAGGGCTGTGTTCTTTCCAAGCTGGCCATGATCCCGACCCAGGCGGCGGCCGCCGCGGAAGCGGCCAAGGCCGAGGCCGGGAGCAGCAGCCTGCTGCGGGCCGGCGTCCAGGGTACGTTCAAGATTCCCACGCTGCGCAACGTGGAGCTGACGGCGCCGTATTTCCACAACGGCTCCGTTCTCACCCTGAATCAGGTCATCGACTTCTATATCAGGGTCGGCAACTACGCCAGCCGCGACAAGGTGGTCGAGATGCCCACCTTGAGCGACATCATCGGCAACGAGCAAGGTCCGAAGGACGACATCGCCGCCTTCCTCAAGTCCCTGACCGACGAACGGGTGCGGGACGAAGCGGCGCCTTTCGACCACCCGGCGCTCCAGGTGCCGAACGGCCATGCCGGCGACCATCAGTCCGTCAGCGATGCCGACGGGGACGGTCTGGCCGACGACGAATTTCTGGAAATCCCGGCGGTGGGCAGGAAAGGCCGCACCGCCCAGGGGCTGGGGCCGATTCAGGCCCTGCAGGGAAGCATCGAGGGATCCAACGGTATGCCTTAA
- the mopE gene encoding copper-binding surface/secreted protein MopE, which produces MNKTHRYSLLAAGLFAAMPQLAAAHGGTHDVTAVAHLSYSEAYSEKLKKGQEVGTELLVLDGHFEFNEHVGMGDITPETTWSAVVQGQTLATGTLGDATKKKFGAKGGMAVINVPGGGTLKFTWNAKAIMLKLKWTGEPALARLYKDQNTSINLPQFPVDIAIGSLHGYFNVPVTGQAKAKTKNGTLLSKIALKGNANSAGLDALDRDGDGSTADVDCNDFAPTVHPGAAEATLDGVDSNCDGRDSAVAEVVETFKNPGTYSSPVINFKISSPPGPGTPVYGPPRNFSGYNKSFALAIGKTSYYDPTTGIKWNDDTITPVSDGQDIWRGWTHTGKWSFFNGNAGDKITLNVQRDAQEATLRGAHPGFILFWRPEGGPLFWAGTQDLDEGQTALPADSDTVVGHVIVQHADWTVQGLPAKADHTAPAGVDAELYPMKTDSYTMYYVDSGYDADKYEASKKLIMHPTAFKGMALNDGTAGAFSKSITLPKTGYYMLYVANVLEVDDWGIGADGKLTTTGEVWEVPAKGAWVNITISKP; this is translated from the coding sequence ATGAACAAAACGCATCGTTATTCCTTACTGGCCGCCGGCCTCTTTGCGGCCATGCCGCAACTGGCTGCCGCCCACGGCGGCACTCACGACGTCACCGCGGTCGCCCACCTGAGCTATTCGGAAGCCTATTCGGAAAAGCTCAAGAAAGGCCAGGAAGTCGGCACCGAACTGCTGGTGCTGGACGGACACTTCGAATTCAACGAACACGTCGGCATGGGCGATATCACCCCGGAAACGACCTGGTCGGCCGTCGTACAGGGCCAGACCCTGGCAACGGGTACCCTGGGCGATGCCACCAAGAAGAAATTCGGCGCCAAGGGCGGCATGGCGGTGATCAACGTGCCCGGCGGCGGCACGCTTAAATTCACCTGGAACGCCAAAGCCATCATGCTCAAGCTGAAATGGACCGGCGAGCCGGCCCTGGCGCGGCTTTACAAGGACCAGAACACCAGCATCAATCTGCCGCAATTCCCGGTCGACATCGCGATCGGCAGCCTGCACGGCTACTTCAACGTTCCGGTCACCGGCCAGGCGAAGGCCAAGACCAAGAACGGCACCCTGCTGTCCAAGATCGCCTTGAAAGGCAATGCGAACTCCGCGGGCCTGGACGCGCTGGACCGGGACGGCGACGGCTCCACGGCCGACGTCGATTGCAACGACTTCGCGCCCACCGTCCATCCGGGTGCCGCCGAAGCGACGCTGGACGGCGTGGATTCCAACTGCGACGGGCGCGACTCCGCTGTTGCGGAAGTCGTCGAGACGTTCAAGAATCCGGGCACCTATTCCAGCCCGGTCATCAACTTCAAGATCTCTTCGCCGCCGGGGCCGGGAACGCCCGTCTACGGGCCGCCGCGCAACTTCTCCGGCTACAACAAGAGCTTCGCGCTGGCGATCGGCAAGACCTCGTACTACGATCCGACCACGGGCATCAAGTGGAACGACGACACCATCACGCCGGTCAGCGACGGCCAGGACATCTGGCGCGGCTGGACCCATACCGGCAAATGGTCGTTCTTCAACGGCAACGCCGGCGACAAGATCACCCTCAACGTACAGCGTGATGCGCAGGAAGCCACCCTGAGAGGCGCCCATCCGGGCTTCATCCTGTTCTGGCGGCCCGAGGGCGGTCCGCTGTTCTGGGCCGGCACCCAGGATCTCGACGAAGGCCAGACCGCGCTGCCCGCCGACTCCGACACCGTCGTCGGCCACGTGATCGTGCAGCACGCCGACTGGACCGTACAGGGTTTGCCGGCCAAGGCCGACCATACCGCACCCGCGGGCGTGGATGCCGAGCTCTATCCGATGAAGACGGACAGCTACACGATGTACTACGTCGATTCCGGTTATGACGCCGACAAGTACGAGGCATCGAAGAAGCTCATCATGCACCCCACGGCGTTCAAAGGGATGGCCCTGAACGACGGCACCGCCGGGGCGTTCAGCAAGTCCATCACCCTGCCTAAGACGGGCTATTACATGCTGTACGTCGCCAACGTCCTGGAAGTGGACGACTGGGGCATCGGCGCGGACGGCAAGCTCACCACCACCGGCGAAGTCTGGGAAGTGCCGGCCAAGGGCGCCTGGGTCAACATCACGATCTCCAAGCCGTAA
- the corA gene encoding copper(I)-binding protein CorA encodes MNKTCCYTVLAAGLAAVLPQWANAAQLTYSEAYAEWLKGGQEIGTELLVIKGHFDFDGQMSFADVSAATAWSAALQGKTLVSGSLGDGAKQNFGVKSGKSVIVLPGGTLKFTWNTEGIDFVLRWKGEPALASQYKDQTTTISAARIPVDISIGGLKGYFDVAATGKAKAKTKKGVTLSNIALKGSATSAGLNALDRDGDSYHADVDCNDFAPTVHPGATEATLDGVDSNCDGRDSGVAEMVETFALKGTGRSSPVINFTNVSQPGPGTPQYGPLRDFSGYNKSFSAPVGKTSFYDPTTGIKWNDDTITPVSDGQDIWRGWTHTGKWSYFNGAAGDKITLSVQRDASEASLRGAHPGFILFWRPEGGPLTWAGTQDIAEGQTMPANSDIVPAHTLIQHADWTIQGLPAKADHTAPAGVDAELYPMKTDSYTMYYVDSGYDADKYEASKKLIMHPTAFKGMVLNDGTAGAFSKSITLPKTGYYMLYVANVLEVDDWGIGADGKLTTSGDVWELPAKGAWINITISKP; translated from the coding sequence ATGAACAAAACCTGTTGTTACACCGTCTTGGCCGCTGGTCTCGCCGCCGTGTTGCCGCAATGGGCCAACGCCGCCCAGCTCACCTATTCGGAAGCCTATGCCGAATGGCTCAAAGGCGGCCAGGAAATCGGCACCGAACTGCTGGTCATAAAAGGGCACTTCGACTTCGACGGGCAAATGAGCTTTGCCGATGTGAGCGCCGCCACCGCTTGGTCAGCCGCTTTACAGGGCAAGACCCTGGTTTCGGGCAGCTTGGGCGACGGCGCCAAGCAAAACTTCGGAGTCAAAAGCGGCAAATCGGTCATCGTACTGCCCGGCGGTACGTTGAAGTTCACCTGGAACACCGAGGGGATCGACTTCGTTCTGAGATGGAAAGGCGAGCCGGCGCTGGCCAGCCAGTACAAGGACCAGACCACCACGATCTCGGCCGCGAGGATTCCCGTCGACATCAGTATCGGCGGCCTGAAAGGCTATTTCGACGTCGCTGCGACGGGGAAGGCGAAAGCCAAGACGAAGAAGGGTGTGACGCTGTCCAACATCGCCCTGAAAGGCTCGGCGACTTCGGCCGGGCTAAATGCGCTGGACCGGGACGGCGACAGCTATCATGCCGACGTGGACTGCAATGACTTCGCGCCCACCGTCCATCCGGGCGCCACCGAAGCGACGCTGGACGGTGTGGACTCCAATTGCGACGGGCGAGACTCCGGCGTGGCCGAGATGGTGGAAACCTTTGCTTTAAAGGGTACCGGCCGCTCCAGTCCGGTCATCAATTTCACGAATGTTTCCCAGCCTGGGCCGGGAACGCCGCAGTATGGGCCGTTGCGCGATTTTTCCGGCTATAACAAAAGCTTTTCGGCCCCGGTCGGCAAGACATCGTTCTACGATCCGACCACGGGCATCAAGTGGAACGACGACACCATTACGCCGGTCAGCGACGGCCAGGACATCTGGCGTGGTTGGACCCACACCGGCAAATGGTCCTACTTCAACGGTGCTGCGGGCGACAAGATCACCCTCAGCGTCCAGCGGGACGCATCGGAAGCCAGCCTGAGAGGCGCCCATCCGGGCTTCATCCTGTTCTGGCGGCCCGAGGGCGGTCCTCTGACCTGGGCAGGCACTCAGGACATCGCCGAAGGGCAGACGATGCCAGCAAACTCCGACATTGTCCCCGCTCATACCCTGATTCAGCATGCCGACTGGACCATCCAGGGTTTGCCGGCCAAGGCCGACCATACCGCACCCGCGGGCGTGGATGCCGAGCTCTATCCGATGAAGACGGACAGCTACACGATGTACTACGTCGATTCCGGTTATGACGCCGACAAGTACGAGGCATCGAAGAAGCTCATCATGCACCCCACGGCGTTCAAAGGGATGGTCCTGAACGACGGCACCGCCGGGGCGTTCAGCAAGTCCATCACCCTGCCTAAGACGGGCTATTACATGCTGTACGTCGCCAACGTCCTGGAAGTGGACGACTGGGGCATCGGCGCCGACGGCAAGCTCACCACCAGCGGCGACGTCTGGGAATTGCCTGCCAAGGGCGCCTGGATCAACATCACGATCTCCAAGCCGTAA
- a CDS encoding sulfotransferase family protein, whose amino-acid sequence MSLLGNLYAALPFHGVKRPVFILGFGPSGATILGTSLSSHPDVAYLNEPRALWVSAYPEVDIWSSKAPSRGGKLVLDAADAVYAKSKKLSRLLRIEAIKRGGSVLIEKNPANNFRLAFIRHIFPDARFIHIYRNGLEVATSIAKMIEIGGWHGEDAYKWDKLAEYAMRFDETRHLPGLCSTPYEKGLLEWRLSTEAAVRFLRSLPENSFFELNYDEFIDRPFNIFSRLTEFIGIDADPNMASFLAKRLIRRAPKPGYCNVSEKDELIGGPLLPLSMDGNGGLTRRYVPNAFPANLAGVLRAA is encoded by the coding sequence ATGAGTTTACTAGGAAACTTATATGCTGCGCTTCCCTTTCACGGAGTAAAACGCCCAGTATTTATCCTTGGTTTCGGACCTTCGGGCGCGACGATCCTCGGTACTTCATTATCAAGTCATCCGGATGTCGCCTATTTGAACGAGCCCAGGGCCTTATGGGTTTCCGCGTATCCGGAAGTCGATATCTGGTCATCCAAAGCTCCGTCTCGCGGCGGAAAGCTCGTCCTCGATGCCGCAGATGCCGTATATGCCAAAAGCAAGAAGCTAAGCCGATTGTTACGGATCGAAGCCATCAAACGCGGAGGCTCGGTTCTCATCGAAAAAAACCCGGCCAATAATTTTCGCCTCGCATTCATCCGTCATATTTTTCCTGACGCTAGATTCATCCATATCTATAGAAATGGCCTCGAAGTCGCCACATCGATTGCAAAAATGATCGAGATAGGCGGCTGGCATGGGGAGGATGCTTACAAATGGGACAAGCTGGCCGAATATGCAATGCGCTTCGACGAGACGCGCCATCTGCCCGGCTTATGTTCAACGCCGTATGAAAAAGGGTTGCTGGAGTGGAGGCTGAGCACCGAAGCGGCGGTCCGCTTTCTGCGCAGCCTGCCGGAGAATAGTTTCTTCGAGCTTAATTATGACGAGTTCATCGATCGGCCGTTCAATATATTTTCGAGGCTGACCGAGTTTATCGGAATAGATGCCGATCCTAATATGGCGAGTTTTCTTGCAAAACGCCTGATTCGAAGAGCGCCCAAGCCGGGATATTGCAACGTATCGGAAAAAGACGAGCTTATCGGCGGGCCGCTGTTGCCCCTGTCGATGGACGGTAATGGCGGGTTGACGAGGCGTTATGTCCCGAACGCGTTTCCCGCGAACTTGGCCGGCGTACTGCGGGCGGCTTGA
- a CDS encoding LysR substrate-binding domain-containing protein, with protein MNLRGTDLNLLTVFEAVYEERSQLKAAERLRMTQPAISNALRRLKLVTQDPLFVARKNLGLQPTPCADELYDRTHQALNLIRTGLSADDAFDPAESYRHFSVSMVYGGGSLMSTALYQAIHSEAPNARLSVHSLDSEKEAIGKLRDRSLDVLVHYNRFADPSLAHDLVYQHQMVIIARRDHPRIGDSFTPEQALREHFVAVNGHYPSLSVIPEQETWFDRVNERISLQVPNVMILLLAVAQTELLAFTSQRLAHTFQDQFGIQCYPVPWQIERVPIYMIWHRSAQSDPAHRWLREKITESARTTWLPPIEQRERTQQEQDWLFRLDKYPE; from the coding sequence ATGAACCTGCGCGGCACGGATCTGAACCTGTTGACGGTATTCGAAGCGGTCTATGAAGAGCGCAGCCAGCTCAAGGCGGCGGAGCGCCTGCGCATGACCCAGCCCGCCATCAGCAACGCCCTGCGGCGGCTCAAGCTGGTAACGCAAGACCCGCTCTTTGTGGCGAGGAAAAACCTGGGGCTGCAACCGACGCCATGTGCGGACGAGCTTTACGACCGGACACACCAGGCCCTCAATCTGATCCGGACCGGCCTGTCCGCCGACGACGCATTCGACCCTGCCGAAAGCTATCGGCATTTTTCGGTGTCCATGGTCTATGGCGGCGGCTCCCTGATGAGCACGGCGCTGTACCAGGCTATCCACAGCGAAGCGCCGAATGCCCGCCTGTCGGTCCACTCACTCGACTCCGAAAAAGAGGCGATCGGCAAACTGCGCGACCGCAGCCTGGACGTTCTGGTGCACTACAACCGGTTCGCCGACCCCAGCCTGGCTCACGATCTGGTCTACCAGCACCAGATGGTCATCATCGCGCGGCGGGACCACCCCCGCATCGGCGACTCGTTCACCCCGGAGCAGGCGCTGCGGGAGCATTTCGTCGCAGTCAACGGACACTACCCCAGCCTGAGCGTCATTCCCGAACAGGAAACCTGGTTCGACCGGGTCAACGAACGGATCTCGCTCCAGGTGCCGAACGTCATGATCCTGCTGCTGGCCGTTGCGCAAACCGAACTGCTGGCCTTTACGTCGCAGCGGCTCGCCCACACTTTCCAAGACCAGTTCGGCATCCAGTGCTATCCCGTCCCCTGGCAGATCGAACGGGTTCCCATCTACATGATCTGGCACCGCTCGGCGCAATCGGACCCGGCCCACCGCTGGCTGCGGGAAAAAATCACGGAAAGCGCCCGGACCACTTGGCTTCCACCCATCGAGCAGCGGGAGCGGACGCAACAGGAACAGGATTGGCTGTTCCGGCTCGACAAGTATCCGGAATAG
- a CDS encoding LysR substrate-binding domain-containing protein: MNLRGTDLNLLTVFESVYEERSQLKAAERLCMTQPAISNALRRLKLVAQDPLFLARKNVGLQPTPRADEIYEQIHHALELVRTSLAHDHEFDPAESRRQFSLSIIHGDGSVIGPPLYHALGRDAPKTRLSIHAIESEKEAIARLRDRSLDILVHYNKFSDPRLAHELIDQHQLVVIARRDHPRLGESLTPEQALQEHFAIVEGHFPGMRREAWFDRVGERIALQVPSVMVSLVMVAQTDLLAFTSRHFADTFGKRFDIKRYPVPWQNEPVPMYMIWHRSAQEDPAHRWFREKLKECVRRIRDRPAGSSA; this comes from the coding sequence ATGAATCTACGCGGCACGGACCTGAACCTGTTGACGGTATTCGAATCGGTCTATGAAGAGCGCAGCCAGCTCAAGGCAGCGGAGCGCCTGTGCATGACCCAGCCGGCCATCAGCAACGCCCTGCGCCGCCTCAAGCTAGTGGCACAAGACCCCCTGTTTCTGGCGAGGAAAAACGTCGGGCTGCAGCCGACGCCGCGCGCGGACGAAATCTACGAGCAGATCCATCATGCGCTCGAGCTTGTCAGGACCAGTCTGGCCCACGACCATGAATTCGACCCTGCCGAAAGCCGGCGGCAGTTTTCGCTGTCCATCATCCACGGCGACGGATCGGTGATCGGCCCGCCCCTGTACCACGCTCTCGGGCGGGATGCGCCGAAAACCCGCTTGTCTATCCATGCGATCGAATCCGAGAAAGAAGCGATAGCGAGGCTGCGCGACCGCAGCCTCGACATCCTCGTGCACTACAACAAATTTTCCGATCCCCGCCTGGCGCACGAACTGATCGACCAGCATCAGTTGGTCGTCATCGCGCGCCGTGACCACCCGCGTCTGGGCGAGTCGCTGACGCCGGAACAAGCGCTGCAAGAGCATTTCGCCATAGTGGAAGGCCACTTCCCGGGCATGCGGCGGGAAGCATGGTTCGACCGCGTCGGCGAAAGAATCGCTCTTCAGGTTCCGAGCGTCATGGTATCGCTGGTGATGGTCGCGCAGACCGATCTGCTGGCGTTCACCTCCCGGCACTTTGCCGATACCTTCGGCAAGCGGTTCGACATCAAGCGCTACCCAGTCCCTTGGCAGAACGAGCCCGTACCCATGTACATGATCTGGCACCGTTCCGCTCAAGAGGACCCGGCACACCGGTGGTTCCGGGAAAAGCTCAAAGAATGCGTACGGAGGATCCGGGATCGGCCCGCCGGGTCGAGCGCATGA